CCTTCGGAGGTTCTTGTGCAATCCGGTTACAGTGAATATAAGCCGCTGCATTATCAACAAAAGCCTTTTTTTAATCAGGAAGAGATGAATGATCATATTGCGAACAGTGACTTTGTCCTGTCCCACGCGGGAGTAGGCGTGATTACCAGTGCACTGCAAATGAACAAAAAGGTAATTGTGATGCCGAGACGGAAGGATCAGGGGGAGCATGTGGATAATCATCAACTGGAGATCGCGAAGGTGTTTCAAGATAAAGGGTATATTTCGGTAGCTCAGAACGAGGATGAACTCCACGCATTAATATCCAATATGGATAAACTCGATTTCAAACCCTATGTGAAAAGTAACTCGCAGTTGATCTCCTCCATTAAAGGTTACATTGATTCTCTTTGATGAGATGGGTTCTTTACGATTCAAAAGGAGTGGAATAATGAAACCTAAGGTGTTGGTCATCGGTTCTTCTACGAAGGACATGGGCGGAATTGTGAGTGTCATTGTGAATATCGAAAATTCATTGATCGCCGAGCAGTATCATTTAAAGCGGATTGAAACCTATATTACGGGTAGTGTGCTCGCACGACTATTCATCTTCATCAAAGGTTTTCTTCAATTTCTCGTGAAGCTTGTTACATTCAAACCAGACATGATTCATATTCATATGTCTTACAACGGGAGCTTCTATCGTAAAGCGTTGTTCATTCTCGTTGGCCGCAAAATATTCAGAGTGCCAGTGATTGTCCATATCCATGCTTCCAGTTTCGATGTATTCTATCATCGGCATCCCTTGCAACAGAAGTTATGCAAGTATGTCTTGAATCAAGTCGATAAATTAATTGTACTGTCGTATACATGGAAGAACTTTTTTTCCCAAATCGTCCCCGAATCCAAAATCGAAGTGCTCTACAATGGCGTATTCATTAAAGAACCTCCGATTAGGGAAGAGCGTCAGGTTCCACGTTGCTTGTTCATGGGTCGGCTTGGCAAGAGAAAAGGCGTGTATGATCTCCTGCTGGCTATTCAACTATTGAAGCAACGAGGGGTCGAAGCGGTCTTTACGTTGGCTGGTGATGGGGAAGTCAATGAAGTTAGGGCGCTGGTTGAGCGTTACGGCATCACAGAATACGTTGAAGTGCCAGGGTGGATTAGAGGCGAGGAGAAGGAGCGGTTGCTCCATGATGCAGATCTACTGGCCCTACCTTCCTATCACGAAGGGCTTCCAATGGCGATTCTGGAGGCCATGAATGAAGGTTTGCCAATTGTTTCGACTCGGGTGGGTGGCATACCTGAAGTGATTACAGATGAGCTGAATGGTTTTCTCGTTGAACCTGGGGATGTCACAGCTCTGGCCCATGTGCTGGAGAGACTTATTCTGGATAAGGAACTGAGAGTGCAAATGGGATTGAACAATAAGGAACTGGTCACATCCAAGTTCAACATGAACAGTCTCATTGAAAATTTATCGTCCATCTATGACAAGGTGCACATGAAAGTGTCCTAGTTTCAAGGGAAAGGTGGTTCTATGGAAGCATTGGTAAGCTGTATTATAACAACGCATAATCGCGCTGAATTGTTGAAAAAGGCCATGGCAAGTGTGCTGGAGCAGACCTATCCCTTTCTGGAAATTATTATTGTGGATGATGGCTCACAGGATCATACCGAAGAGGTATGCAGAGCATGGACCAAGGAAGATCACAGAATACAATATATTCAGGTTCCTTATGCTCAAGGTGCCAATCATGCCCGGAATTTAGGGATACAACGTGCCAATGGAAAATATATTGCGTTCCTGGACGATGATGATCAGTGGCTGCCTGATAAAATTCAATCCCAGACCCGAGCCCTGGAAGAAAATAAAGGACTCTTCTGTTTTTGCAGTAAAGTCCTTGTCTATGTGGATCAGGATCACAAGGTGACTCGCAGGAAGGTGTCGGTTGAATCCCGTGATCTCGTATTCTACGCGGATTTGCTAACCTATAACTGGATCGGTGAAACCTCCAAAATTATGGTGCAGACCCAGCTGGCGCGCTCTGTCATGTTTGATGAACAATTAACCTCGGCACAAGACTATGATTTCTATCTTCGTATTCTGCAAAGAGGACATCATGCAATCAATATCAGGGAACCTCTTGTGCATATCTATATCCATCAGGGCCCACGAATCTCGACCTCATCCAAGAAAAAGTTTCAGGGACAACGCAAAGTACTGATTAAGTATTACAAGGATATGAGCGAGGAACAAAAGAGGCGTCAACTGCATCATTATCGCATGATGGAGTGGTCCAAGAATCCGAAGCGAAATGTTCTTTTCCTCAAAAATACGTTGGCTCTGTATCCATGGTGGAAAAATTTCACGTTGTTTAAGCGCAATATCAGGACCATACTGGTAGGTTATCGCTTGAGAAAACAGTTCCGAAGCGAAGCGTTGAGCAAAGAAGAGTATAAAGGAACAGCCTAAAGCAGAGGTGTAGTCATGCGAGAACCTGTAGTTTACATGTTGCCCAAAATGATCAAGACGAACAAATTCAATGAATTATTATCGCAGTCCATCGAAGATCAGGGATGGGATGTGAAGCATTTTTCTAAAAAAGACTTAAAACATGTCCGTAAGAATGATGTACTTCATTTTCACTGGCCGAGTTTTTATTACAAAGGAAGCAACGCGTTCTCGACATTCATCAAGTCCATATTTTTCATTCTTATGATTATGTATGTGAGACTAAAGGGTGCGAAGTTGTTCTGGACGGTTCATAACATATGGCCGCATAACAGCGGCAAAACGTGGCATGATTACTGGATGAGGACGTTTCTGGTGCGGAATTGTACCAAACTGATTGTAATGGGCAAACCGCTCATTCGCAGCGTAAGTGAGACTTTTCATGTGCCTGAGAATAAGATTGAAGTCATCCCTCACGGGCATTATCAAGGGGTATATGGACGAACAGGGCAGAACATCAGAAACCTTTTTAACATCCCGGCAAATGACTATGTCTTTGCTTTTTTTGGTCAGGTTTCACCTTATAAAGGGGTAGATGATCTAATCAAGGCGTTTAACCATCTGGATTGGAAGGATGCTCATCTGCTCATCGCTGGCAAGAAGTCAGCTGACTATGATCTGGAAGATTCAATACGCCATTCGGATCGCATTCACACGTATTTCAATTTTATTCAGGATGGGGAGTACTCGGATTATTTTGAAGCTATTGATTCGATGATTCTTCCGTATAAAAATATTGCGACATCAGGCAGTGCAATTCTGGCACTGTCTTTTGGTAAACCTGTCGTTGCCCCAAGAATTGGGCTTATGGAAGAGTACTTGCCTGAGAACTGTGCAGTATTATATGACCCTTCGGATCAGGAGGGACTGGAAGAAGCGATGAAGAAGATCCGAGCCAAGGATGATGAGTTCAGGGAAGGCAATGGATTCCAATCTATGCTAGACAAGTTGGAATGGTCAGGGATCGCGAAGCGAACGATT
This Paenibacillus xylanexedens DNA region includes the following protein-coding sequences:
- the pssE gene encoding PssE/Cps14G family polysaccharide biosynthesis glycosyltransferase, giving the protein MIFVVLGTQRFQFNRLLKAVDHLIQEGQMPSEVLVQSGYSEYKPLHYQQKPFFNQEEMNDHIANSDFVLSHAGVGVITSALQMNKKVIVMPRRKDQGEHVDNHQLEIAKVFQDKGYISVAQNEDELHALISNMDKLDFKPYVKSNSQLISSIKGYIDSL
- a CDS encoding glycosyltransferase family 4 protein, which produces MKPKVLVIGSSTKDMGGIVSVIVNIENSLIAEQYHLKRIETYITGSVLARLFIFIKGFLQFLVKLVTFKPDMIHIHMSYNGSFYRKALFILVGRKIFRVPVIVHIHASSFDVFYHRHPLQQKLCKYVLNQVDKLIVLSYTWKNFFSQIVPESKIEVLYNGVFIKEPPIREERQVPRCLFMGRLGKRKGVYDLLLAIQLLKQRGVEAVFTLAGDGEVNEVRALVERYGITEYVEVPGWIRGEEKERLLHDADLLALPSYHEGLPMAILEAMNEGLPIVSTRVGGIPEVITDELNGFLVEPGDVTALAHVLERLILDKELRVQMGLNNKELVTSKFNMNSLIENLSSIYDKVHMKVS
- a CDS encoding glycosyltransferase family 2 protein is translated as MEALVSCIITTHNRAELLKKAMASVLEQTYPFLEIIIVDDGSQDHTEEVCRAWTKEDHRIQYIQVPYAQGANHARNLGIQRANGKYIAFLDDDDQWLPDKIQSQTRALEENKGLFCFCSKVLVYVDQDHKVTRRKVSVESRDLVFYADLLTYNWIGETSKIMVQTQLARSVMFDEQLTSAQDYDFYLRILQRGHHAINIREPLVHIYIHQGPRISTSSKKKFQGQRKVLIKYYKDMSEEQKRRQLHHYRMMEWSKNPKRNVLFLKNTLALYPWWKNFTLFKRNIRTILVGYRLRKQFRSEALSKEEYKGTA
- a CDS encoding glycosyltransferase, translating into MREPVVYMLPKMIKTNKFNELLSQSIEDQGWDVKHFSKKDLKHVRKNDVLHFHWPSFYYKGSNAFSTFIKSIFFILMIMYVRLKGAKLFWTVHNIWPHNSGKTWHDYWMRTFLVRNCTKLIVMGKPLIRSVSETFHVPENKIEVIPHGHYQGVYGRTGQNIRNLFNIPANDYVFAFFGQVSPYKGVDDLIKAFNHLDWKDAHLLIAGKKSADYDLEDSIRHSDRIHTYFNFIQDGEYSDYFEAIDSMILPYKNIATSGSAILALSFGKPVVAPRIGLMEEYLPENCAVLYDPSDQEGLEEAMKKIRAKDDEFREGNGFQSMLDKLEWSGIAKRTISLYTI